In the Maribacter sp. MJ134 genome, one interval contains:
- the hemF gene encoding oxygen-dependent coproporphyrinogen oxidase: MKDKFYAYIEKLQDTITSKLEAIDGEATFKEDLWKRPEGGGGRTRVIANGKVFEKGGVNISGVHGELPKSMQTYFGVTDADFFACGLSLVLHPKNPMVPTVHANWRYFEMYDKEGNIVDQWFGGGQDLTPYYLFDEDAVHFHKTCKEACDKHHPEFYTTYKKRCDEYFWNTHRNEARGIGGLFFDYCKATAETTMTDWYNFVTEVGNSFLQGYVPIVETRKDLAYTKTQRDWQEIRRGRYVEFNLVHDKGTLFGLKTNGRIESILMSLPPHVQWHYDHTPEDGSEEARLLKVLKKPKDWV, from the coding sequence ATGAAAGATAAATTCTACGCCTACATAGAAAAACTACAAGACACGATTACTTCCAAATTAGAAGCTATTGATGGTGAAGCTACCTTTAAAGAAGACCTTTGGAAACGACCAGAAGGTGGCGGCGGCAGAACCCGCGTAATTGCAAACGGTAAGGTATTTGAGAAGGGAGGCGTAAATATCTCTGGGGTACATGGGGAGTTACCCAAAAGTATGCAGACCTATTTTGGGGTAACGGATGCCGATTTCTTTGCCTGTGGGTTAAGTTTAGTACTGCACCCCAAAAACCCAATGGTACCCACGGTACATGCCAACTGGCGCTATTTTGAAATGTATGACAAGGAGGGTAATATAGTTGACCAATGGTTCGGTGGCGGACAAGATCTCACACCATATTACCTATTCGACGAAGATGCCGTACATTTTCATAAAACCTGCAAGGAGGCTTGTGACAAACACCACCCTGAATTCTACACAACGTATAAGAAGCGTTGCGATGAATATTTCTGGAATACCCATAGAAACGAGGCCAGAGGCATAGGTGGATTGTTCTTTGATTATTGCAAAGCAACAGCGGAAACAACAATGACCGATTGGTATAATTTTGTAACGGAAGTCGGCAATAGTTTTCTACAAGGTTATGTGCCCATAGTCGAAACAAGAAAGGACCTGGCTTATACTAAGACCCAACGCGACTGGCAAGAAATTAGAAGGGGCAGGTATGTGGAGTTTAATTTAGTACATGACAAAGGCACCCTATTTGGCTTAAAGACCAATGGCCGAATTGAAAGTATTTTGATGAGTCTACCTCCGCACGTACAATGGCACTATGATCATACACCCGAAGATGGGAGTGAAGAAGCACGGCTTTTAAAAGTATTGAAAAAACCCAAAGATTGGGTATAA